Proteins from one Candidatus Krumholzibacteriia bacterium genomic window:
- a CDS encoding FlgD immunoglobulin-like domain containing protein, translating into MDSHPRCPSSFLLLFSGALLALPAVAPAAGAPHLARVYTLDGEFVHDVGEIQLHVTNFGLIGSLPGNTCSFCDAPSAMWPADSGVDHVYQAGLWIGALLDGQPLVTTAAPSGRELRDDAVDPLATIYEATEGEPGGRRYPHPGFDDDGDGLEDEDPLNGRDDDLDGAIDEDFAAVSDQYFRAFLTDDDDAILANEPDHTPLHLQVVQESFAWSDDDVDDFVGFEFTITASDDFPADRVLEDVHLGFYVDPDIGPRGVPGIASDDLPDFFDGLVRAPNSSLVPLTLASAYDADGDGGVSPGHVGVLFFDRETTGFQVFQGNLTFDQGGDPTTDAERYALLSESGYDATPTGTTNAGDYRILISTGPIEEFRIDDEIRLRLALVVGAGRDGLLTHAAQAYLTSYGRFFDRDGDPDTGDDGREYRVAWIPPGQNPVSIHDEDEAVDPVVASWRGALLPNVPNPFNPATEIRFRLPAAGSVSLQIHDAAGRRVRSLELGSMPAGESAWSWNGTDDQGRAVASGVYLVRLATDRGVDSRRIVLAR; encoded by the coding sequence ATGGACAGTCACCCCCGGTGTCCCTCGTCCTTCCTCCTGCTGTTCTCCGGCGCCCTGCTCGCCCTTCCCGCGGTCGCTCCCGCGGCCGGCGCACCACATCTCGCCCGCGTCTACACACTCGACGGTGAGTTCGTCCACGACGTGGGCGAGATCCAGCTGCACGTCACCAACTTCGGTCTGATCGGATCCCTCCCGGGCAACACCTGCAGCTTCTGCGACGCCCCGTCCGCGATGTGGCCGGCGGACAGCGGCGTCGACCACGTCTACCAGGCCGGTCTGTGGATCGGCGCACTCCTCGACGGCCAACCCCTCGTCACGACGGCCGCCCCCAGCGGCCGTGAACTCCGCGACGACGCGGTCGACCCTCTGGCCACGATCTACGAGGCGACCGAGGGCGAACCCGGCGGCCGCCGCTACCCACACCCCGGCTTCGACGACGACGGTGACGGTCTCGAGGACGAGGATCCCCTGAACGGTCGCGACGACGACCTCGACGGAGCGATCGACGAGGACTTCGCCGCCGTCTCCGACCAGTACTTCCGCGCGTTCCTGACCGACGACGACGACGCGATCCTGGCCAACGAGCCCGACCACACGCCCCTGCACCTGCAGGTGGTCCAGGAGAGCTTCGCCTGGTCCGACGACGACGTGGACGACTTCGTGGGCTTCGAGTTCACGATCACCGCCAGCGACGACTTCCCGGCCGACCGCGTGCTCGAGGACGTCCACCTGGGCTTCTACGTGGATCCCGACATCGGCCCGCGCGGTGTTCCCGGGATCGCGAGCGACGACCTGCCCGACTTCTTCGACGGTCTCGTCCGTGCTCCGAATTCGAGCCTGGTCCCCCTGACGCTCGCCAGCGCCTACGACGCGGACGGCGACGGAGGGGTGTCACCGGGACACGTCGGCGTCCTGTTCTTCGACCGGGAGACGACCGGCTTCCAGGTGTTCCAGGGCAACCTCACCTTCGACCAGGGCGGTGATCCCACGACCGACGCGGAACGCTACGCCCTGCTCTCGGAGAGCGGGTACGACGCCACACCCACGGGGACGACGAACGCCGGCGACTACCGGATCCTGATCTCGACGGGTCCGATCGAGGAGTTCCGGATCGACGACGAGATCCGGCTGCGCCTGGCACTCGTGGTCGGCGCGGGACGGGACGGACTGTTGACGCACGCCGCCCAGGCCTACCTGACGTCGTACGGTCGCTTCTTCGACCGCGACGGCGATCCCGACACCGGAGACGACGGCCGCGAATACCGTGTGGCCTGGATCCCGCCCGGTCAGAATCCCGTGTCCATCCACGACGAGGACGAAGCCGTCGACCCCGTCGTCGCCTCGTGGCGTGGCGCACTTCTTCCGAACGTCCCGAATCCCTTCAACCCGGCCACCGAGATCCGCTTCCGACTGCCCGCCGCGGGGAGCGTGTCGCTGCAGATCCACGATGCCGCCGGTCGTCGTGTCCGCAGTCTCGAGTTGGGATCGATGCCGGCCGGCGAGAGCGCCTGGTCGTGGAACGGGACCGACGACCAGGGCCGCGCCGTGGCGAGTGGGGTGTACCTGGTGCGGCTGGCGACCGACCGCGGCGTCGACTCCCGCCGGATCGTCCTGGCCCGCTGA
- the pncA gene encoding bifunctional nicotinamidase/pyrazinamidase — translation MSREHTCLLVVDVQPDFMPGGGLAVEGGDEIVGPLGQLIGDGEFGVIVATQDWHPAGHVSFASSHEGKQPMETLELHGHDQILWPDHCVQGTEKAQLHAGLPLQHLDAIVRKGTDPTVDSYSGFRDNWNAEGERPATGLAGYLRERGIRALVVAGLARDVCVKWTIEDAVEAGFDVAFPWDLSRSVDPSKDDDLRRHFEELGVEVTERQALVR, via the coding sequence ATGAGCCGCGAACACACCTGCCTGCTGGTCGTCGACGTCCAGCCCGACTTCATGCCCGGCGGTGGTCTGGCCGTCGAGGGCGGCGACGAGATCGTCGGGCCGCTCGGCCAGCTCATCGGCGACGGCGAGTTCGGCGTGATCGTCGCCACCCAGGACTGGCATCCGGCCGGCCACGTGTCCTTCGCCAGTTCCCACGAGGGCAAGCAGCCCATGGAGACCCTCGAACTCCACGGGCACGATCAGATCCTGTGGCCCGACCACTGCGTGCAGGGCACCGAGAAGGCACAGCTGCACGCCGGCCTTCCCCTGCAGCACCTCGACGCGATCGTGCGCAAGGGCACCGATCCCACCGTCGACAGCTACAGCGGCTTCCGCGACAACTGGAACGCCGAGGGCGAGCGGCCGGCGACCGGCCTCGCGGGCTACCTCCGCGAGCGCGGCATCCGTGCCCTGGTGGTGGCCGGACTCGCGCGCGACGTCTGCGTGAAGTGGACGATCGAGGACGCCGTCGAGGCCGGCTTCGACGTGGCCTTCCCCTGGGACCTCTCGCGCTCGGTCGATCCCTCGAAGGACGACGACCTGCGCCGGCACTTCGAGGAGCTGGGTGTGGAGGTGACGGAGCGCCAGGCGCTCGTGCGCTGA
- a CDS encoding nicotinate phosphoribosyltransferase, with protein sequence MDPTRRHRIEGILATDFYQLTAAQAYWKQGLAGRRAQFDYFFRSYPDYGGHAAGYCIGAGLQWLLEWMHESSFDDEALSTLREHRNARGDRMFDDGFLEWLREHGDFSTTELLAVPEGRVVHANVPLVLARGPLAMLQVLETPLLMHLNYPTLVATKAARIRLAGAGGLFMEFGARRAHDRAAHAGARAALIGGADFSSNTGISFDLGLPPKGTHAHALVQAHLADGKTELDAFRAFAASQPDDCVLLVDTIDTLDSGVPNAIRVFEELRRDGHEPVGVRLDSGDLAHLAVRAAKMLDDAGFEKVAIVLSNQLDEAVIQQIREQITEEAPEHGMDADSVLGRLAYGVGTALITSQGHPALDGVYKLTALERDGAWQPVLKISESPEKIPTPGPKTVWRLYDPDGHAIVDLVATDDEDPLEHDPLRLHHATKEGVHRDLAASEVGQAERLLERVFADGASTLGDESIETMRQRRHDDLERLHAGVRRILHPHRYHVSLSHRMWELKTRLVEKISSGA encoded by the coding sequence ATGGATCCCACCCGCCGCCACCGGATCGAGGGGATCCTGGCCACCGACTTCTACCAGTTGACCGCGGCCCAGGCCTACTGGAAGCAGGGGCTGGCCGGCCGCCGGGCCCAGTTCGACTACTTCTTCCGCAGCTACCCCGACTACGGCGGCCACGCCGCGGGGTACTGCATCGGCGCGGGACTGCAGTGGTTGCTCGAGTGGATGCACGAGTCGTCCTTCGACGACGAAGCGCTCTCCACGCTGCGCGAGCACCGCAACGCGCGCGGCGATCGCATGTTCGACGACGGCTTCCTCGAGTGGCTGCGCGAGCACGGCGACTTCTCGACGACCGAACTCCTGGCCGTTCCCGAAGGGCGCGTGGTGCACGCGAACGTCCCGCTGGTCCTCGCCCGCGGACCGCTCGCGATGCTGCAGGTCCTCGAGACCCCGCTGCTCATGCACCTGAACTACCCGACCCTGGTGGCGACCAAGGCCGCGCGCATCCGCCTCGCCGGCGCCGGCGGGTTGTTCATGGAGTTCGGCGCGCGCCGCGCCCACGACCGCGCGGCCCACGCCGGGGCCCGGGCGGCCCTGATCGGCGGTGCGGACTTCAGCTCGAACACGGGCATCAGCTTCGACCTCGGCCTGCCGCCCAAGGGCACGCACGCCCATGCCCTGGTGCAGGCGCACCTGGCCGACGGCAAGACCGAACTCGACGCCTTCCGTGCCTTCGCCGCCAGTCAACCCGACGACTGCGTCCTGCTGGTCGACACCATCGACACCCTCGACAGCGGCGTACCCAACGCGATCCGCGTGTTCGAGGAACTGCGGCGCGACGGCCACGAACCGGTGGGCGTGCGCCTCGACTCGGGCGACCTCGCCCACCTGGCCGTGCGCGCGGCGAAGATGCTCGACGACGCCGGCTTCGAGAAGGTCGCGATCGTGCTGAGCAACCAGTTGGACGAAGCGGTGATCCAGCAGATCCGCGAACAGATCACCGAGGAGGCACCGGAGCACGGCATGGACGCCGACTCCGTGCTCGGGCGCCTGGCCTACGGCGTGGGCACCGCTCTGATCACCAGCCAGGGCCACCCGGCGCTCGACGGCGTCTACAAGCTCACCGCCCTCGAACGCGACGGCGCGTGGCAGCCGGTGCTGAAGATCTCGGAGTCCCCCGAGAAGATCCCGACACCGGGACCGAAAACCGTGTGGCGCCTGTACGATCCCGACGGTCACGCGATCGTCGACCTGGTCGCCACCGACGACGAGGATCCCCTCGAACACGATCCCCTGCGCCTGCACCACGCCACGAAGGAGGGCGTGCACCGCGACCTGGCGGCGTCGGAGGTCGGCCAGGCCGAACGGCTGCTCGAACGCGTGTTCGCCGACGGTGCATCGACGCTCGGCGACGAATCGATCGAGACCATGCGCCAGCGCCGACACGACGACCTCGAACGTCTGCATGCCGGCGTGCGCCGGATCCTGCATCCGCACCGCTATCACGTG